The Terriglobus sp. TAA 43 sequence GATGTCTACGCAGCGCTCGAACGCGATTAAGCATCTGTCCATTTTGTTTTTCGTCCACCATCGGGATCAGTTGGAACCCGATTTCGAGCGTTAATTCGTCCACCTTCAAAAGACTGGTAAGGTCTTCGGATGGCGGCGCGCCCGCGACGGCATTTCCCGCTAGCACTGCCGCTGCGTCTTCCTCTGCCTTCAGACCATTTGCTGGCAGCGTGCGACCAAACAGAAAGACACCCAAAGCCACCAGAAAAAATGGAATCTTTGGAATTCCTGGAATCAAGGCCATGGCCGTCAACACACCGGCAGTAAGAAACAGAACATTTCTTTGAGAAAACAGCTGCGTGTTGATTTCTTTATCAAGCGTCCCAGAACTGGATGCGCGCGTCAGCACCAGACCACCGGCCATCGACACCAACAAGCTTGGAATCATGGTCACAAGACCATCACCCACCGTCAGAATCGTGTAGGTTTTGACTGCAGTGAGAAGATCAACCCCCTGCTGCAACACTCCAATCAGTAGTCCGGCAATGATGTTGATCGCGGTAATCAGGATGGTCGCCATCGCATCGCGCTGATTGAACCGCGCAGCTCCATCCATGGCGCCGTAGAACTCCGCCTCGCGCGCAATGCTTTCGCGGCGTTTCCTGGCGGTCTGTTCATCGATGAGCCCCGCGTTCATATCAGCATCAATGGCCATCTGTTTACCGGGAAGCGCGTCCAGCGTGAAGCGTGCGGTCACCTCTGCAGTACGCACCGCGCCATGTGACACCACCAGAAACTGAATCGCAATCAGCGCCAGGAACAGTACAAATCCCACAACATAGTTACCGCCCACAACGAACTGCCCAAACGCCTGGATCACATCGCCTGCAGCTGAAGTGCCTTCACTCCCATGCAGAAGAATGCGACGGCTCGATGCCAGATTCAGCGAGAGCCTGAACAGCGTCAGCAATAGCAGCAGCGTTGGAAAGACCGATAGATCGGTAGCTTTTCGCACCTGCACCGCGGTCACAAACACCAATAACGACGCGGTAATCGATACAGCCAACAGCAGGTCCAGCAAGACCGCAGGCAATGGCACCAGCATCACAAAAATGGCACTCATTGCGGCAGCTGGAAGAAGGAACGGCTTGGCATGAGCGAATATGCCAAGGCGTTTGGCTTGAACAGTCTCACTCATGTGAAGGCTCTCCAGTTGCGCTCGACGGCGCAGAATAATCAGTCAAACCCAACATCATGCGAGCAGGTGCTGCATACCCATAACTGCGGTGTCTTGTTGCATGAGACGACGCGCGCTGACGACTCTCGCGGAACAGGTAAGCAAGGATCGCTGCCACCGCGGAATACAGTTCGAAAGGAATGTCTCTGCCTTCGTCCACACCGCGGTAGAGCGCCCTCGCCAGCGGCGGATTTTCAACAATGGGAACACCTGCCCATCGCGCCTCTTCACGAATCTCCAGCGCATGCAGATCGCGCCCCTTCGCCAGTACTTTGGGCGCAGCCATCGTGGCAAAGTCAAACTGAAGAGCAACCGCGTAATGCGTAGGATTGGTGATCACTACGGCAGCCTTGGATATATCCGCCTTCACGCGACGTCTCCGCATCGCACGTTGAATCTGGCGAATTCTGCCCTTCGTATGCGGGTTGCCGTTTGATTCCTTCATCTCCTGTTTGACCTCTTCTTTGGTCATCTTTAGCGAGGTATTCCAGGAACGCCATTCGTTGATGTAGTCAATTGCCGCCCACCCAAGTGAGATCCACGCGGCCTGCACCGCAAGCCCATAAGCCGCCGTCAAGGTCGTGGGAAGTCGTGCCTCACTCATCACCGGCATCGGCAAAACAGACCGGCGAAGCGCCATCGAGGCGAGCGCTGTCACTGCGGCCGCGGGAATCAGCGACTTTGCACAACGCAGGAGAGAACGCGCCGAAAACAAATTCTTGATATTGGTCGCTGGGTTAAGGCGACCAGGCTTCCACGCAAGTGCCGCACCATAAATCTGCACTCCGCCTGTCTGCATCGCCCCAATCGCAATCGCAGAAAACAGCGCACCCGCGAGTACCACTCCTACAGGGACCACCCCTGGAAGAAGCAATTGAGGAAGAGCTCGGCTCATGCCATCCGGTGTGTCATAAGGGCGCATGCCAAGATGCACCGCCGCCGTATACGTCTTACTCCATTGCATCGCAAACTGTCCGGCAGCGCCACGCAACAGTAGCAGTCCACCCACCATTGCAGCAGCATTAGTTAGCTCTCGGCTGCGAACACCTTCACCCTTCTCCCGCGACCTCCGCTTTCGTTGTTCTGACGCTTTTTCTGTGCGCTCGCCACTCATAGCCGGATGTTCCTTTGTGCTACGTCTAAAAGCGCAGCGAAATGGCGCTCAATCCACAAAGGCCACAAGGACAAGCCACCGATGAGCACGATGTAGGACACGATGGTCTTCACCGGAACTGAAGCGATCTGCGCGGGCATAGCAGGCGCTAGTCGACTTACCAGGCCAACCGCGACTTCGACAAGGATGGCAGCAGCAAGCACTGGTGCAGCAAGCTGCACTCCAGAGAGAAATATCCCGGAAGCCATCAAGACAAATGCCTGCGCCGATGCACCGCCCGCTGGTGCATGTCCCAGCGGCACAGCAGTCAAGGTGCGCAACAATGCCGCCAGCATCGTGCGATGCAGACCGGCGGCAAGGATAACAAGCATCCCAAGCCAATTCAGAACCGTACCCAACACTTCTGTTTCAACCTGCGAATTTGGATCCACGAGATTCGCAAGAGAAAAGGAAAACGCAGATCCCATCAGGGCAGCGCCAAACGTTAGGGACTCGGATAGAAGCATCAATGTCAAACCGAAGCACAATCCCACAACCACTTCACTCATAAGTGCCGGAGCCGAAAGTTTGAGATCTGCATTCGGCTGATACGCAGCCACAGGAGTAATGACAACGGTCAGCACGAGTATCAACATTGCCTTCACACGCGCTGGAATAGCGGCCGAACTAAATACCGGCAGCGTCACCACTGCACTTCCGAAACGCAGTAGAAGCAACACGCCCGCTGCAAGGAATGGCTTCAGAGCGTCTTGATCTGTCGATTGCATGCTTATCCGAGATACCGATGAAAGTCCGACCAAAGACGTAGCGTGTAAGTCACAGCATGCCGCAGAAACCAGGGCAAACTAACCAGTCCAACCGAAAACACAACAAGCAATCGCGGTACCGCCGTGATGGTCTGTTCCTGAATGCCGGTTAATGTCTGCACCAGCGTGAGTAACACGCTCACCATGCATCCCACGATCAACAGGGGCGCGCTCAACAAGAGCGCCTCCAGCAGAAGATGTCGCATTAGTTCCGTCACCATGTCCGGGCTCATTGCCTATCTCCTGTCAAAAGCTCTTCAAGAGTGAACTGGCCAACAGATGCCATCCATCCACCATCACAAACAGCAGGATTTTCACTGGCGTGGAAACTACCGTAGGTGGCATCTGCAACATACCGATCGAAGTGGTCACACTGGCAACTACAAGGTCCACTAATAGAAATGGAAGAAAGAGGACCGCGCCAATCTGGAATCCACTCTTCAGTTCGCTCAACATGTATGCCGGAACCACCACCTGCATCGGCGCATCCTCACGACGATGCAGGCGCGTAGGCTGCGATGCAGCCGCGAACAGTTCCAGATCTTTATCGCGTGCATAGCGCAACATGAATGTCTTCACAGGAAGCGAGCCCTTATTGAGCGCGTCTTCCCCTGACATCACACCCGCACGATACGGTGCGACCGCCACATCATTTACCTGCGTGATAACAGGCTGCATCAGGAACCATGTCATCATAAGTCCGAGCGCCATCAGCACCTGGTTTGATGGCGCGGTTTGCGTTCCAAGTGCTTGCCTCAAGAAATGAAACACAACCAAAAGTCGAATCAGTGGCGTCATCGCCAGAAGAATCGCAGGTGCGAGCGTCAACAGCGTAAGCCCGATAACAACAGCCCATTGCGAGCTATGCCCTATCGCGAACTCCTCGGCGATGCTTCTGGTTTCAGAAGGATCAGCAACCTTCACGGTGGAATGAGGCTCGGTCGCAGGTTTTTCTTTATCGCTCTTTTTTACGACATAAGACTTGGCCGCACTTTGCGATGCGTGTAAGACATGCGGCGCGTCTGCTGCCCGTCGTGCCGCTGGAGGATGCACCCAGAAGGAATGCACGCTCTGGCCCTCCAATACTCCATGGAACATCAGAAGCAGCCACAGAGCCGTCAGGCGAACACTTCGCACCGTTACCTCTCTTCCACCGCAAATCGCTGCGTTAGAGGAACGGGCGCACTTAATCCTTCCGCCACCAGGAATCGCTGTCCCTCACACTCCAACAAATAGATTTTCTGTTTGGCTCCAAGCGAGAGCGTCTCAATATGCCGAAGCGATTTCTGCGGTACTCGCATTGAAGTAAATGCGGTCAGGAACACGCGTAGCCTTTGCCTCCACGACGGCACTTCGACCGCGTCTGGTTCAGCCAATGCTTCCACGCCGTTCTCGATTCGAAGAGGATGAGCCATGCTGCCCCAGTTAGTCCAAACGCGTAAGACGAATTGCCATCTGTCCATCAACGTTATCCAGTTCTGCATGCGCCAATAGAGCTTCACCTATCCTCACTGGGACATCCTCTGTTGCCGATACTGCCGTGACAATTAGCTGTCCTTGCTGCAGGTCACGCAGACGATGCAGCCGCCATCCGATGAGCGGAATCGTCACAGACAGCCGGAATGGCATATTCCGAACTCGTCCTTGAATCAAAGGACTGGACGGGACGGAAAGCCCCACGGAGCGCTCGGGGGTTTCTGGCGCGGGAGAGTCGTTGAGGATATTCATCCTCGCTGCACCAGGAAGTCCGTGAAGTATATTTCAAACACTGGGATTTCGGTGTTTCGCACCTTGTATTCATGCTCCAGCGTCTGCTTAAGTGCTTCCCTGCCGTCCGGCAACAGCAGCCCGTCGGATGTCTGGCGGCTGAGCACGGCCAGGGTTGTATCACGTAGCTCCGTAGCGACAGCATCTACCGCTTTGGGATCTTTCTTCTCTGGCAGCCTCTCAGTCTTCTCTTCATCCTTAATTCTCAAACTTACGGACGCCCGCAGATAGGCTCGACCATTTGCGTCGGAAAGATTAACGATCATCGGCTCCAACGCAAGAACATGCGATGCGGGCGGCGCAACAACGATGATCGGCGCAACGGCCGGTTGGGCGGCGGTGTTCTGTACTCCCGTCCCAAGTTTCCCTGAACGGATGAGATAGAAGGCACCTCCGCCTACAACTCCCAGCGTTAAAACCGTAGACAGGAGCACTGGAATCAGGATCACTCCCACCCCCACCTTCACTGGAGTCGGAGTGATGGATTCCGTCGTTGCTGTATCAACATTGGCCGCGGTGGACATGCCATGATGCGATGCACGAGCTGGGCCACAAAAAAAAGACCGCATTAGTCGAAACTAAGGCGGCCCTATCTCACGTGGAGATTCCCTGGTTATCGAATCATGTTGATCGTGTCCTGTGTAATCGTGTCAAAGGCAGTGACAGTCTTCGAATTCGCTTCGAAGGATCGCTGTGCCACGATCAGGTTCGCAAACTCCGTCGAGATATCAACGTTGGACTGCTCTAAGGTGCTGCCCGTGACGCTTCCACGGCTTCCTGCTCCGGCGACACCGATATCCATCGCGCCCGATGCCTGATTTACCGAATACAGGTTGCTGCCCATACGACCTAACGACTCAGGACTGGCAACTGTCGCAATCGCGATCTGCCCAAGAACCTCCGTGCCACCGTTCGTGTAGGTCGCACGCATCACTCCCTGAGCATCCACGGAAAAGCTCTTATAAGTTCCCGACGGATAGCCATCCTGCAAGCTTGCATTTGTACTGGAAGTTCCGGCGCTCTGCGTGATCAGGCTGTTACCGCTCGCATCCCTGAGTGACCAATTCAATGTCATATCACTGGCGCCATCCGAAAGGCCACTGAAGCTGATCGATGTCACATCGCCCGTGGGTAAAGCAAGTGTTCCATCCGGGTTGAACTCCAGTGTGCCGGTGTTATTGGATGTCGTGGTCGCATCGCCGCTTGGCATAGCAATGCTGTAATCCCATTGGTTGCCCCCCGTCTTCGTAAACGTGACGCTAACATTTTGGGCTGTTCCCTGCGAGTCATACATTGGCATGGATGAGACATAACTCGTTCCCACGGCGGAGCTCGAATTAAGACTTGTAGTAAAAGAAAACCCCGTCGTCGCGTGCGCCAATTGAGTTTTTGCCGTCGGGACATTCATTGGCGTCAATGCCGCGTTTGTGTCGACAACCCCATTTACCGCCGGATATCCCATCACCGAATACCCCTCACTCGTCATGAGATTTCCGGTCGGACTCAGTTGAAAGTTTCCTGTGCGGGTAAGCTCATTCGTGCCAGTCTGCTGAACAACAAAAAATCCGTTCCCGTTGATCGCCATATCTGTGGCGCTACCGGTCGAATTGAGGTTTCCTTGGGAAAAATCGCTACTTATCGATGAGACACGTGTTCCGATACCGACCTGTAATGGTGCATTCGAGCCGGAGGTTCCGACACTTTGATAGAACATGTCAGCGAAGTTTACGTTCTCTTTTTTAAATGCGGTGGTGTTCAGGTTTGCCAGGTTATTGCCGATTGCACTGAGAGCAATGGAGTCCGCCTGCAACCCGCTAAGCGCGATAGAAAATGAGGGCATAACAATATCTTCCTTTTCAAGAACTGAATTATTTGTTACGAACCGCTCGAGGTCGCGGTCGAGCCACCAAGAGAAGTTAGCTGCTTATTTATGTCAATCAACTGTTCCAGGCTGTTCACTCCAACCAACTGTGAGACATATTGAGTCGGATCAGTCGGCAGTGTTGGATCTTGGTTCTTTAACTGTGTCACCAGGAGTGTCAGGAAGTCAGTGGAAGTAATCGTCGCTCCATCGTCGGTCGAGGAAGAAGCGCTATTGCTATGTGCGACACCCTGCGTTGCAAATGCGGTCGCAACCGCATGGGCACTGTTCGAAATTGGATTCATCTCACTCCTCTTAAATATGAATACTCAGACGACCATTGCTTGCCTGCCCCACGAACGAGATCGCGGCAGAAGAGATGGCCACTGGTATTTCCTGTACTTCTTTCCGAGATCTACCGGGCGTAGTTCTTTCTCGTGCACCAGAACCGGAATTGTCATCACGATGGGACAGTGAGGGGGCCTGCCCTCCATTCGCTACCGGGGCATCTACAGCAAGTCCATGTCGTTCAGAGACAAGCTTTGTTTCTGCAACACCATTCACCTGCAGAGAGTGCACAGCGATCCGGTTATCTTCCAGAAATTGATGCAAGTCGGTCACACTGACTGTGGAGCTAACATGGGAACCGTTCACGGTAGCGTGCAGCGAACCCTCCCGCATCTCCGCACGCACGGAGATACTTCCGAGCGCACCGTCTTTCCATTGCAAGTCCAGATGGTTTACTGGACTCCTGAGATCCGAGACGGCGGTCGTTTCGGAAGTCGGCAACATCGACTCGTCATCCGGAATTGCAAGCTGAACGTTCGATCCTTCTTCGCGCAAGAGTGATAAGTGGAAAACGACGGACGTGGGCGGGACGGGTACCGCAAACGATGGTTCGGATACACCCGCGGCATGAGCAACCTTCTCGCCGGCTTCTACCTTGACTCCATCAGGAGAGGTCAATTGATCGTCCGCTGCTGGTGCAGAGCTGCCGACAACCCTGTTTGCCAGCTCGGTGAATTCGCTTTCCTGTGGTGCTGGCTGCTCAACAGATGTCGCCAGGTTCACATTGAGAGTTTTCACGGACGCGATTCCACTGTGCAACTTTGCCGAACCTGCTGCGTCTTCTGAAGTCTTTATCAACAGAGCAATTTTTCCATCAACCATTGGCTTACCCGGATCGACTGCGACAATATTCACGCTCGTCGGGACTAAATCCGCCTGCCCTGTCGCCAACGCTCCCGACGTCATACTCGGAATACCATTTCGCTTGGAGGACGTCTTGTCTTCCTTAGTAACGAAAGCCCGCGCTATGTGACCGGACTCGCCGCGCTCTGGCTCCTTCGCCGTTGGAGTTACAGCAGACTCTAATAATTCTTTTGTGAGGCCTTGCGGCTCGCCTTGAGGGTCTGCCTGCAACGTGTCTTCCGGCGACCTATCTTCCTTCGACGCGTCTTCCTGCGGTGCGATGACGCTCTTCGTGGAAGTCGCCCCATCTTCCGGCGCAGGTGAGGGCGCACAATCGCCATTCATAAACAAGGAAGAAAGTTCTGACGAAGAGTCCGCCACCTCTAATGCGCGAGTGGGAACCGCAACGCCGGAAGTTGTTTGATCCACTCCTGACACCTCATGGAAATGCAGGTGATCTTTGAATGACACCGACACAGACGAATCGGCATTTTTCGATGGCACGTCGCCCGGCATACCTGACATTGGTTTCGGCGTATCGGCGATAAGCATTGCAGTCGGCAACATGACACAAAAGGATCTGCATCTGGATTGCCTTTTTACGAATTCGTTTCTATGCAGGCTCTAAGAAGGGACGTATTTTGCTTTTGCGATTCCCATACGTTGCGCAACTTCTTCTAATTGCCGCTGTTCCTTGCGATGCGCGGACAGGCGGTCTTCGTCCACCGCACGTTCCAGAACCCGTTCCAGCTGCCGTAGTTCGCGACGTAACTGCGCTTCATCCTGTGCGACAACGACTACCAGTTGATCCCGTGTGCGTTGATAGTGCAGTGCGTGTGTGAAAGCCATAGACGACAAAGCTGAACTTGACCGGGCCATGAGCCACTGGTCGTGTTCTCCTTCGGAGATCGCCGTCACTTGAGCATCCCTACATGCGGATAGTTGCAATTGTCCGTTAGCAACCTCTTTGGCTGCCGTTACCATCTCTGCGTTCGCCAGCTTCAGAGCCAGAACGGATCGTTCGTGCAACTGTCCGCGAAGAGCAACGATCCTTTCCAGCTGCTTTCTTCCCCTGCTCATACCATCTCCGGAAGCCCTGTCAACCGGGCGATTGCATCCTCGAACGAGGATGTTTCCAACGATGTTTGTTCTAACAAGGACCGGAAACGCGGACGCATTGCAATCGCGCGATCCAATTCAGGTTCGGCTCCTGGTTTGTAGGCGCCCACACGAATCAGATCTTCACCTTTCATATAAACGCTCATCAACCTCCGGACCTCGCGCGCGCGCTGTTGATGCGACGCAGACGCCACAGAAGGCATCAGTCTGCTGAGTGACCGCAGTACATCAATGGGCGGGTACATCCCTTCGGATGCCATCTCGCGCGAAAGAACAACATGGCCATCAAGGATCGACCGCGCACTATCCACAACAGGATCCTGCTCGTCATCTCCTTCCATCAGTACCGTGTAGAAACCGGTGATGCTTCCGTTGGCAAAGTTCCCGGCCCGCTCCAGGAGACGTGCCAATTTTGCAAATGCCGATGGAGGATATCCCTTCGTAGACGGTGGCTCGCCCGCAGCAAGACCTATCTCTCGCGCAGCCATCGCAAACCGTGTTACCGAATCCAGAATTAACAACACGTGTTTTCCCTGCGACGCAAAATACTCTGCTGTTGTCGTCGCTGCCCAGGCGCAACGCATTCGCATTAACGGCGATTCATCGGAGGTCGCGATATGAACCACCGAGCGTTGTCGGCCTTCCTCTCCCAGGGAGTCCTCCAGAAACTCGATTAGCTCTCTGCCACGTTCCCCAACCAGCCCCACCACGGTTAGATCCGCGGCAGTGTTCCGCGTCATCATTCCCAGC is a genomic window containing:
- the fliP gene encoding flagellar type III secretion system pore protein FliP (The bacterial flagellar biogenesis protein FliP forms a type III secretion system (T3SS)-type pore required for flagellar assembly.); the encoded protein is MHSFWVHPPAARRAADAPHVLHASQSAAKSYVVKKSDKEKPATEPHSTVKVADPSETRSIAEEFAIGHSSQWAVVIGLTLLTLAPAILLAMTPLIRLLVVFHFLRQALGTQTAPSNQVLMALGLMMTWFLMQPVITQVNDVAVAPYRAGVMSGEDALNKGSLPVKTFMLRYARDKDLELFAAASQPTRLHRREDAPMQVVVPAYMLSELKSGFQIGAVLFLPFLLVDLVVASVTTSIGMLQMPPTVVSTPVKILLFVMVDGWHLLASSLLKSF
- the fliL gene encoding flagellar basal body-associated protein FliL; this translates as MSTAANVDTATTESITPTPVKVGVGVILIPVLLSTVLTLGVVGGGAFYLIRSGKLGTGVQNTAAQPAVAPIIVVAPPASHVLALEPMIVNLSDANGRAYLRASVSLRIKDEEKTERLPEKKDPKAVDAVATELRDTTLAVLSRQTSDGLLLPDGREALKQTLEHEYKVRNTEIPVFEIYFTDFLVQRG
- a CDS encoding flagellar hook protein FlgE, translated to MPSFSIALSGLQADSIALSAIGNNLANLNTTAFKKENVNFADMFYQSVGTSGSNAPLQVGIGTRVSSISSDFSQGNLNSTGSATDMAINGNGFFVVQQTGTNELTRTGNFQLSPTGNLMTSEGYSVMGYPAVNGVVDTNAALTPMNVPTAKTQLAHATTGFSFTTSLNSSSAVGTSYVSSMPMYDSQGTAQNVSVTFTKTGGNQWDYSIAMPSGDATTTSNNTGTLEFNPDGTLALPTGDVTSISFSGLSDGASDMTLNWSLRDASGNSLITQSAGTSSTNASLQDGYPSGTYKSFSVDAQGVMRATYTNGGTEVLGQIAIATVASPESLGRMGSNLYSVNQASGAMDIGVAGAGSRGSVTGSTLEQSNVDISTEFANLIVAQRSFEANSKTVTAFDTITQDTINMIR
- a CDS encoding flagellar hook capping FlgD N-terminal domain-containing protein, which gives rise to MNPISNSAHAVATAFATQGVAHSNSASSSTDDGATITSTDFLTLLVTQLKNQDPTLPTDPTQYVSQLVGVNSLEQLIDINKQLTSLGGSTATSSGS
- the flhA gene encoding flagellar biosynthesis protein FlhA, which codes for MSETVQAKRLGIFAHAKPFLLPAAAMSAIFVMLVPLPAVLLDLLLAVSITASLLVFVTAVQVRKATDLSVFPTLLLLLTLFRLSLNLASSRRILLHGSEGTSAAGDVIQAFGQFVVGGNYVVGFVLFLALIAIQFLVVSHGAVRTAEVTARFTLDALPGKQMAIDADMNAGLIDEQTARKRRESIAREAEFYGAMDGAARFNQRDAMATILITAINIIAGLLIGVLQQGVDLLTAVKTYTILTVGDGLVTMIPSLLVSMAGGLVLTRASSSGTLDKEINTQLFSQRNVLFLTAGVLTAMALIPGIPKIPFFLVALGVFLFGRTLPANGLKAEEDAAAVLAGNAVAGAPPSEDLTSLLKVDELTLEIGFQLIPMVDEKQNGQMLNRVRALRRHLAAELGFIVPPVHITDNLRLRPREYVVQLRGNEIGRWQTEGNCLLAVNSDPKARVIPGVETREPAFGVAARWIDPGLEEQALAAGYSVVDQTAVIGTHLAELIRRNAYELLGRAETKRLLDSVNDSYPKLMEELMPKLMTLGEIQKVLQQLLREQVSIRNLGTILETIVEYAPQSKDLVCLTEQIRQTLARNIVRPLLDGEGGLSVLTLERGLEEQIIRTFDPEGAARLLGNDGRGAPLSSNFLRPLLDSVKRLTGDAMPMAIPVLLCPSPARYHLRRWLEPFLPKVTVLSPSEIPPEVRVRSLGTVGHQLTGG
- a CDS encoding FliI/YscN family ATPase; translated protein: MALEMFFHQLQDAAPVRLHGEVVEANGNYVQSLGPPCSVGDCCEIEAADGRRHLAEVIGFRGQHVLSMPLTSVSGIRYGDRVSVSRHRAGMRVGGDMLGRVLDANGLPADGLPTVNGTMNLPLDRDAPGPLERVRMVEPLGTGVRAIDTMLTVARGQRIGIFGGSGVGKSTLLGMMTRNTAADLTVVGLVGERGRELIEFLEDSLGEEGRQRSVVHIATSDESPLMRMRCAWAATTTAEYFASQGKHVLLILDSVTRFAMAAREIGLAAGEPPSTKGYPPSAFAKLARLLERAGNFANGSITGFYTVLMEGDDEQDPVVDSARSILDGHVVLSREMASEGMYPPIDVLRSLSRLMPSVASASHQQRAREVRRLMSVYMKGEDLIRVGAYKPGAEPELDRAIAMRPRFRSLLEQTSLETSSFEDAIARLTGLPEMV
- a CDS encoding flagellar biosynthesis protein FlhB, producing MSGERTEKASEQRKRRSREKGEGVRSRELTNAAAMVGGLLLLRGAAGQFAMQWSKTYTAAVHLGMRPYDTPDGMSRALPQLLLPGVVPVGVVLAGALFSAIAIGAMQTGGVQIYGAALAWKPGRLNPATNIKNLFSARSLLRCAKSLIPAAAVTALASMALRRSVLPMPVMSEARLPTTLTAAYGLAVQAAWISLGWAAIDYINEWRSWNTSLKMTKEEVKQEMKESNGNPHTKGRIRQIQRAMRRRRVKADISKAAVVITNPTHYAVALQFDFATMAAPKVLAKGRDLHALEIREEARWAGVPIVENPPLARALYRGVDEGRDIPFELYSAVAAILAYLFRESRQRASSHATRHRSYGYAAPARMMLGLTDYSAPSSATGEPSHE
- a CDS encoding FliM/FliN family flagellar motor C-terminal domain-containing protein, with the protein product MPFRLSVTIPLIGWRLHRLRDLQQGQLIVTAVSATEDVPVRIGEALLAHAELDNVDGQMAIRLTRLD
- a CDS encoding flagellar biosynthetic protein FliQ; translated protein: MSPDMVTELMRHLLLEALLLSAPLLIVGCMVSVLLTLVQTLTGIQEQTITAVPRLLVVFSVGLVSLPWFLRHAVTYTLRLWSDFHRYLG
- a CDS encoding flagellar biosynthetic protein FliR — protein: MQSTDQDALKPFLAAGVLLLLRFGSAVVTLPVFSSAAIPARVKAMLILVLTVVITPVAAYQPNADLKLSAPALMSEVVVGLCFGLTLMLLSESLTFGAALMGSAFSFSLANLVDPNSQVETEVLGTVLNWLGMLVILAAGLHRTMLAALLRTLTAVPLGHAPAGGASAQAFVLMASGIFLSGVQLAAPVLAAAILVEVAVGLVSRLAPAMPAQIASVPVKTIVSYIVLIGGLSLWPLWIERHFAALLDVAQRNIRL